Proteins encoded within one genomic window of Anopheles gambiae chromosome 3, idAnoGambNW_F1_1, whole genome shotgun sequence:
- the LOC1278245 gene encoding integrator complex subunit 8, translating to MDLLKPRTVPLSEETILWFEFLLKPSLLAKHLNKANPDPSPTDFITQFLAKAPEGQTHPPDLTAPDPDGAHRSDGLKYTKKQLALKILALKVAAFMRWDLDKLERTLSVSLQIQLLADLCSITAGKMVALPSSLLQDPALIGTDGSRHSFNFALTLYHRWVLRAQVLRAAVIKNIKSNHGPAVPDLTTFVLRDESSIPALEPITQLSIDYLNQVLMEPQTFRVLTYESFVPLDSNSEHTQQRFDAAIAIKPCELRAQLHYDLCQYYLYVQKYELARQNVLLCKDNYAQWQREEIGRTGLPPAYCTVSAEVLQGYLLACGVTGEPDGLLQRLHESILNHYSDIVMILKEDNLRKEIPMTQRKLLELNIEGYNAIGSTDGNPIEQKELELAVVALNIIRYVMDGENILSCNVALQKYKNQQPKLIESLFQYADEQYEQFSLEERGLLKRYFYKIITLYGGELGPAFEAYVQSYSKVVSLQELKDFRAQHTQPETQLGGVALQSDWVIPETKNPRLEVGQLERQLISCTSANAVRKLLVKIAGTNPSKPLFTINPSWTIPYPLEQVLIPLQRGFLQDFAYILIGKARELTARKEYATAITLLTVLKNETQRPELAGNPLIAKLGKMVSWEGLLVQIQQVLDEWPRKPVDQAQLVRNCKQCLNAAAAGGGNELMPHAKLLDHCAALLLNLNEWNALLVPVDKRFPGIELCSAITQAFLDIEKFKGTKKTNREAWEMILPMFLNPPGSRQRQLPPDGPLVMLIGKLREPLVISILLSLLAKLHNILRDEANAEMNAEYMFLWPSNVNNTSIYNVKLVIEALNLLLNQALRYYPNNIPWLKLKGDVEFVANNFEAAMRYYVTALISGTEYCTVHLQRPLVDDFLIRRMVKCSTNLGCFVQAAVLCQFFDETDYGLAFKSISEKSASYSDAMDSYYSCIWDPTLLEFIVNWHYKKGEHKRRLQAVSFIGQLELNANNNDEIKREAAAVRKNRFLRSLAKQYMC from the exons ATGGATTTACTCAAACCGAGAACAGTTCCGCTGTCGGAGGAAACCATCTTGTGGTTCgagtttttgctaaaaccttCGCTGCTAGCCAAACATCTCAACAAAGCGAACCCTG ATCCCTCCCCCACGGACTTTATAACCCAGTTTCTCGCCAAAGCACCGGAAGGTCAAACGCATCCGCCCGATCTGACGGCACCCGACCCGGACGGGGCGCACCGGTCGGATGGACTGAAGTACACCAAGAAGCAGCTGGCGCTGAAAATTCTCGCCCTAAAGGTGGCAGCCTTCATGCGCTGGGACCTAGACAAGCTGGAGCGAACGCTTTCCGTCTCGCTGCAGATACAGCTGCTGGCCGATCTGTGCAGCATAACGGCGGGCAAAATGGTGGCGCTGCCGTCGTCGCTGCTCCAGGATCCGGCCCTGATCGGTACGGATGGGTCACGGCATTCGTTCAACTTTGCGCTTACGCTGTACCATCGGTGGGTGCTGCGGGCGCAGGTACTGCGTGCGGCCGTTATCAAGAACATCAAATCCAACCACGG CCCCGCCGTTCCCGACCTGACCACGTTTGTGCTGCGGGACGAATCATCCATTCCGGCGCTCGAGCCCATCACCCAGCTCAGCATCGACTACCTCAACCAGGTGCTGATGGAGCCGCAAACGTTTCGCGTCCTCACGTACGAATCCTTTGTGCCGCTCGATTCCAACAGCGAGCATACGCAGCAACGGTTCGATGCGGCGATCGCGATTAAACCGTGCGAACTGCGGGCCCAGCTGCATTACGACCTCTGCCAGTACTACCTGTACGTGCAGAAGTACGAGCTGGCCCGGCAGAATGTGCTGCTGTGCAAGGACAACTATGCCCAGTGGCAGCGGGAGGAGATTGGCCGGACCGGACTGCCGCCGGCCTACTGCACCGTGAGCGCGGAAGTGCTGCAGGGCTACCTGCTGGCGTGCGGTGTCACCGGCGAACCGGACGGGCTGCTGCAGCGGCTGCACGAATCGATCCTCAACCACTACTCCGACATCGTGATGATACTGAAGGAGGACAACCTGCGCAAGGAAATACCGATGACGCAGCGCAAGCTGCTCGAGCTCAACATCGAAGGGTACAACGCGATCGGCAGCACCGACGGCAACCCGATCGAGCAGAAGGAGCTGGAGCTGGCCGTGGTTGCGCTCAACATCATCCGGTACGTGATGGACGGTGAGAACATACTAAGCTGCAACGTGGCGCTGCAGAAGTACAAAAACCAGCAGCCGAAGCTGATCGAATCGCTGTTCCAGTATGCGGACGAGCAGTACGAGCAGTTCTCGCTGGAGGAGCGGGGGCTGTTGAAGCGATACTTTTACAAAATCATCACCCTGTACGGGGGCGAGCTGGGGCCCGCCTTCGAGGCGTACGTGCAAAGCTACTCGAAGGTGGTGTCGCTGCAGGAGCTGAAAGACTTTCGCGCCCAGCATACGCAGCCGGAAACGCAGCTGGGAGGTGTTGCGCTGCAGAGCGATTGGGTGATACCGGAGACAAAGA ATCCCCGTCTCGAGGTTGGCCAGCTTGAACGTCAGCTTATCTCCTGCACCTCGGCAAACGCGGTCCGCAAGCTGCTGGTGAAGATTGCCGGAACGAACCCCTCGAAACCACTGTTTACGATCAATCCCAGCTGGACGATCCCGTACCCACTGGAGCAGGTGTTAATTCCCCTGCAGCGCGGTTTCCTGCAGGACTTTGCGTACATCCTTATCGGGAAGGCAAGGGAACTGACCGCCCGGAAAGAGTACGCCACTGCCATCACGCTGCTGACTGTGCTGAAAAATGAAACGCAGCGGCCCGAGTTGGCGGGCAATCCGCTGATCGCAAAGCTCGGCAAGATGGTGTCCTGGGAAGGGTTGCTTGTACAGATCCAGCAGGTGCTCGACGAGTGGCCCCGCAAACCGGTCGACCAGGCGCAGCTCGTGCGCAACTGCAAGCAGTGCCTGAATGCGGCGGCGGCCGGCGGCGGCAACGAACTGATGCCGCACGCCAAACTGCTCGACCACTGTGCCGCCCTGCTGCTGAACCTGAACGAATGGAACGCGCTGCTCGTGCCGGTCGACAAGCGCTTCCCCGGGATCGAGCTGTGTTCGGCCATTACGCAGGCCTTTCTGGACATTGAGAAGTTTAAGGGCACGAAAAAAACGAACCGCGAGGCGTGGGAAATGATACTGCCGATGTTTCTCAATCCGCCCGGCTCGCGGCAACGGCAGCTACCGCCCGACGGTCCGCTGGTGATGCTCATTGGCAAGCTGCGGGAACCGCTGGTCATCTCGATACTGCTGTCGCTGCTGGCGAAGCTGCACAACATCTTGCGCGACGAAGCGAACGCGGAAATGAACGCCGAGTACATGTTCCTCTGGCCATCGAACGTGAACAA CACTTCCATCTACAACGTGAAGCTCGTCATCGAGGCACTGAACCTGCTGCTCAATCAAGCCCTTCGCTACTATCCGAACAACATACCCTGGCTGAAGCTGAAGGGGGACGTCGAGTTTGTCGCGAACAATTTCGAAGCCGCCATGCGCTACTACGTGACGGCACTAATCTCCGGCACCGAGTACTGTACCGTCCATCTACAGCGCCCGCTGGTGGACGACTTTCTGATCCGGCGCATGGTGAAGTGCAGCACCAATCTGGGGTGCTTCGTGCAGGCCGCCGTGCTCTGCCAGTTCTTTGACGAGACGGACTATGGGCTCGCGTTTAAGAGCATCAGCGAAAAGTCGGCCAGCTACTCGGATGCGATGGATTCGTACTACAGCTGCATCTGGGACCCGACGCTGCTCGAGTTCATTGTCAACTGGCACTACAAGAAGGGTGAGCACAAGCGGCGACTGCAAGCG GTCTCTTTCATTGGCCAGCTGGAACTGAACGCAAACAACAACGACGAAATCAAGCGTGAGGCGGCCGCCGTTCGGAAGAACCGCTTCCTTCGCTCCCTTGCGAAACAGTACATGTGCTGA